Proteins found in one Nitrosopumilus maritimus SCM1 genomic segment:
- a CDS encoding adenine phosphoribosyltransferase, which yields MNLRDKIAEYPNFPKKGILFRDFSPILKDPSAMESIADEFSKYFHPKNIDIFAGIESRGFILACILATRYNKGMMMIRKAGKLPGKTTKISYTIEYGKDTIEIQKDIIEEGQRVLICDDLLATGGTAKAAAKLIEKVGGKIVGFAFIIELTDLNGMKGISKYDCKSLVKY from the coding sequence ATGAATCTAAGAGACAAAATTGCAGAATATCCAAATTTTCCAAAAAAAGGGATTTTATTTAGAGACTTTAGTCCAATCCTAAAAGATCCATCAGCAATGGAATCAATTGCAGATGAATTTTCAAAGTATTTTCATCCAAAAAATATCGACATATTTGCAGGAATAGAATCAAGAGGATTCATTTTAGCATGTATTCTAGCCACAAGATACAACAAGGGAATGATGATGATTAGAAAAGCAGGAAAACTGCCTGGAAAGACTACAAAAATTTCATACACAATTGAATATGGTAAAGACACAATAGAAATTCAAAAAGATATCATTGAAGAAGGGCAAAGAGTGCTCATTTGTGATGATTTGTTAGCTACCGGTGGAACTGCCAAGGCAGCTGCAAAACTAATTGAAAAAGTTGGAGGAAAAATTGTAGGTTTTGCATTCATCATAGAACTAACCGATCTCAATGGAATGAAAGGTATTAGCAAATACGATTGTAAATCACTGGTGAAATATTAA
- a CDS encoding S-methyl-5'-thioadenosine phosphorylase, whose amino-acid sequence MEKDVEIGIFGGTGIYDSGLLEDAKEVDIDTPYGKPSDTITVGTFKGRKIAFLPRHGKKHTIPPHMINFKANIWAFKELGVTRIIAPSAVGSLKEELAPGHFVLPTQFLDFTKSRDGSFSEDGRVIHISVADPFCPELQSSITEVTDSLDMNIHKDCTYVCIEGPRFSTKAESKFYRTTGADIIGMTLVPECQLAREAQICYASISTVTDYDVWAEKPVTAKEVLETLSKNVEGTKKILTELIEKIPKDRSCSCAKALEEAEF is encoded by the coding sequence ATGGAAAAAGACGTAGAGATTGGAATTTTTGGAGGTACTGGAATTTATGATTCAGGATTACTTGAAGATGCAAAGGAAGTAGATATTGACACACCTTATGGAAAGCCATCAGACACAATAACTGTTGGAACCTTCAAAGGAAGAAAAATTGCATTTCTTCCAAGACATGGAAAAAAACACACCATTCCACCACATATGATTAATTTTAAAGCAAATATTTGGGCATTCAAAGAACTTGGAGTTACACGAATAATTGCACCATCAGCAGTTGGTAGTCTGAAAGAAGAATTAGCACCAGGACATTTTGTATTACCAACACAGTTTCTAGATTTTACAAAGTCAAGAGATGGTTCATTTTCAGAAGACGGTAGAGTAATTCACATTTCAGTAGCAGATCCATTCTGTCCAGAATTACAATCATCAATTACTGAAGTGACAGATAGTTTGGATATGAACATTCACAAAGATTGCACATATGTCTGCATTGAAGGTCCCAGATTTTCTACAAAAGCTGAATCTAAATTCTATAGAACAACTGGTGCAGACATTATTGGAATGACTCTAGTTCCAGAATGTCAGCTAGCAAGAGAAGCACAAATTTGTTATGCATCAATATCCACAGTAACTGATTATGATGTATGGGCAGAAAAACCAGTAACTGCAAAAGAAGTGTTAGAGACACTTTCAAAAAACGTTGAAGGAACAAAGAAAATCTTAACAGAATTAATTGAGAAAATTCCTAAAGACAGAAGTTGTTCTTGTGCTAAAGCATTAGAAGAAGCAGAATTCTAA
- a CDS encoding biofilm-associated protein, whose protein sequence is MNKSSMRGIFLSIVLLFSITLVSIPDNVYGQEINANSIGLEETVIIEFTNELDKEINTFRIWLGSGFNFESFKTEKGWLGEKTPQGVIIFTTSEPIKKGETVKFGIKTDTKNPGINWKAIDTKSEQQGMGKVLPEELPKVVENTEIKPVENIEDKPVETGILSDSVFRIIPEKPNIGSSIRVTGDNFGSSEEFDFYIDNSKIGSFVTDENGHFMTTMQIPENQNADRVDFKVKDSEGGEKKYSVRIEEIDNRIAEENVKLTIKGIPNVIHRGDFLEISGTGDPNSAVTAEITSPDGEIINARTAEIDAKGNWELAEPIVVALDTPFGKYSATITDGRESILKSWTVESDKIIIVAPNKLKFEPGEVMIFNGTALPNKPIEFILEDPQGKELFSDIIQIDESGHVEFEYATVQSSPKGTYTLIATQEKDTEFIFAGLGQLPTTPVNLEFDELNYNAGDTAIISITGKSSEIASLLIIDPSDKPKGDTVSIQLAPDGTAVYELDLTGFASGVYSAVVSKGTAQSTEIFTVGLQTGSGEIKINTTKLDYSPGDSILILGDTGENVLLTISLADPDGNIVKEKDTFSDKNGKISESTFRIPSDGKGGMWSINAKSGSNFHTIEIDVIATVTEGVQISVEEGINVPGVGDSMQIKIVGVSQTVQIEIIAADGTVIDSLEFVASSGGEINQPWIIPKDTAPGTYTIKVEDAFTSAEDTFEIS, encoded by the coding sequence ATGAATAAATCCTCGATGAGAGGAATTTTCCTTTCAATTGTACTATTATTTTCAATAACATTAGTTTCAATTCCAGATAACGTGTATGGTCAAGAGATTAATGCTAACAGTATAGGATTGGAAGAAACCGTGATTATAGAATTTACAAATGAATTAGATAAAGAAATCAATACTTTTAGAATTTGGCTTGGTTCAGGTTTTAATTTTGAATCTTTTAAAACCGAAAAAGGATGGTTAGGTGAAAAAACACCACAAGGGGTTATAATTTTTACAACTTCTGAACCTATCAAAAAAGGAGAAACAGTGAAGTTCGGAATAAAAACGGATACCAAAAATCCAGGAATTAATTGGAAAGCAATTGACACAAAAAGTGAACAACAAGGTATGGGCAAAGTGCTACCAGAAGAATTACCTAAAGTTGTAGAAAATACTGAGATTAAACCAGTAGAAAACATTGAGGATAAACCAGTAGAAACAGGAATTCTTTCTGATTCAGTTTTTAGAATAATTCCAGAAAAGCCCAACATAGGGTCATCAATCAGAGTAACTGGAGATAATTTTGGTTCTTCAGAAGAATTTGACTTTTACATAGATAATTCAAAAATCGGTAGTTTTGTAACAGATGAGAATGGTCACTTTATGACAACAATGCAGATTCCAGAAAATCAAAATGCAGACAGAGTGGATTTTAAAGTCAAAGATAGTGAAGGAGGAGAGAAAAAGTATAGTGTGAGAATAGAAGAGATAGACAACAGGATTGCAGAAGAAAATGTTAAACTCACAATCAAAGGAATACCAAATGTAATTCATAGAGGAGACTTTTTGGAGATTTCAGGTACAGGAGATCCTAATAGTGCAGTTACTGCAGAAATAACTAGTCCAGATGGAGAGATTATTAATGCAAGAACAGCGGAAATTGATGCCAAAGGAAATTGGGAATTAGCAGAACCAATAGTTGTTGCATTAGACACACCATTTGGCAAATACAGTGCAACAATTACTGACGGACGAGAAAGTATACTAAAATCATGGACTGTTGAGTCTGACAAAATAATAATCGTGGCGCCAAACAAATTGAAGTTTGAACCAGGAGAAGTAATGATATTTAATGGAACTGCTTTGCCTAACAAACCAATTGAATTTATTTTGGAAGATCCACAAGGTAAAGAATTATTTTCAGACATTATTCAAATAGATGAATCAGGGCATGTGGAATTCGAATACGCTACAGTGCAATCATCACCTAAAGGAACATACACATTGATTGCAACACAAGAGAAAGACACAGAATTCATATTTGCAGGACTCGGTCAATTACCTACAACTCCAGTGAATTTAGAATTTGATGAACTCAATTACAATGCAGGAGATACAGCAATAATTTCAATTACAGGAAAATCTTCAGAAATTGCTAGTCTGTTAATCATAGACCCATCGGATAAGCCAAAAGGAGATACAGTGTCCATTCAATTAGCACCAGATGGTACTGCAGTATATGAACTGGACTTGACAGGATTTGCATCAGGAGTGTATTCTGCAGTAGTTAGTAAAGGAACCGCACAAAGTACAGAAATTTTCACAGTAGGATTACAAACAGGTTCAGGAGAAATCAAAATCAACACTACAAAATTAGATTATTCCCCAGGTGATTCCATTCTAATTCTAGGAGATACAGGAGAAAATGTTTTGTTAACAATATCTTTGGCAGATCCTGATGGAAACATAGTAAAAGAAAAGGATACTTTTTCAGATAAAAATGGAAAGATTTCTGAAAGTACATTTAGAATTCCATCAGATGGAAAAGGTGGTATGTGGTCAATTAATGCAAAAAGTGGTTCAAACTTCCACACAATAGAGATCGATGTTATCGCCACAGTTACGGAAGGAGTTCAGATAAGTGTCGAGGAAGGAATTAATGTTCCGGGTGTTGGTGATTCAATGCAAATCAAGATAGTCGGCGTTAGTCAAACTGTACAAATTGAAATAATTGCAGCAGATGGAACAGTCATAGATTCATTAGAATTTGTTGCATCATCTGGAGGAGAAATAAACCAACCATGGATAATTCCTAAAGACACTGCACCAGGAACATATACAATCAAAGTGGAAGATGCATTTACTTCGGCAGAAGATACTTTTGAGATAAGTTAA